DNA from Stutzerimonas decontaminans:
CTCAATTCCACTTACCAGTCGTGCATCCAGGCTTGCTCCAACTGCGCGCTGGTTTGCGAAACCTGTGCGGCATCCTGCTTGCGCGAGGACGACGTGAAGATGATGGCGCGCTGCATCGAACTCGATCGTGACTGCGCCGACATGTGTGCGATCGCGGCAGTGCTGATGACTCGCGACAGCCCCTATGCGAAAGCCTTCTGCAAACTCTGCGCACAGGTCTGTCGCGATTGCGCCGAGGAGTGTGGCAAGCACACACACGACCATTGCCAGGCCTGCGCCGAGGCCTGCCGCAAGTGCGCTGAAGAGTGCGAAAAGATGGCCGCCTGATCGGTCGTTGGTTGGGAGGGTCGCAGCCGCGGTTGTTGGCCCTCCGGCTTCAGGCCAGCCAGTCCAGCGTCAGAATCAGACGGCGCTCAGCCGTTGTCGCCTGCGGCGAGCGATGAATGATCCCCGCGCCTTCGTTACCCAGCCATTTCTCCCCCTTGAACAACGCTACGTCGCCAGCGACGAGCCGCTGGATGGCGGCCGGGTCAGTCGGTTCGGCTGCCGGATCGCCCAGGCGCCGACGCTGCATTCCGCCCTCCTGAAGCCATTCGCTACCTGCGCCGGCGTAGGTGGTGATCAGCCGCAGCGGTACATGATCGACGTGAAAGCGCGGGCACATGGGTTTGTCCAGCACGCGCAGGCGCAGGCCGATACGCCGCGCGTCGACCAGGCAGCTGAACGCCCGCACCAGCCAGGAGATGTCGGCGACGAAACCGGCATGGCCGGAAAGGTCCCGATAAGCAGCCGCCAGGGTTGGTAGCTGCACCTCGTCCTCGCCGACTGGTTCGAGGGTCAGCGATTCGGCCAGCGGCTCGCCCAAGGCCAGGAGTGTCTCGGCGAACTCGGCAATGTGCAGCGGCAGCTGGCGCTGCCATACGCTGAGGTTGACGCCATCGTTCAGCGCTTCGCCGAGTACTGCCGGGGAGTCGCCCAGCAACTGGCGCGGCTGTGAGCGGATGATCTGCTGCGCCAGCATCAGGCGACCTGCTCGTGCCAGGGGCCGAACGGGTCCGGCAGGCGCAGCCAGCCGGTGACGCCCACGGCCCACTCGCTGTCGTTCAGCAGGCAGGCGTCGAGTTCGCGGCGCAGCTGGTCGAAGTTGATGTTCTGGCCGATGAAGACCAGTTCCTGGCGGCAGTCGCCGAACTCGCCACGGGATTTGGCGAGGATCGCCGTGCGGCTTTCGCTGTCGCTCGGCCAGGCCGATTCCGGGGTGAAGTGCCACCAGCGCCCAGCGTAGTCGTAGCGCATCAGCCCGCCGGCCTGGGACCAGCTGCCGGCTTCTTCGGGGCGGGTAGCCAGCCAGAAAAAGCCTTTGGAGCGCAGCAAACGGCCGTTGCTCCATTCGCGATTGAGGAAGTTGTAGAAGCGTTGGGGGTGGAACGGCCGGCGCGCCAGGTAGGCGGTCGAGGCTATGCCATATTCTTCGGTTTCCGGCACATGCTCGCCGCGCATTTCCTTGAGCCAGCCCGGTGCCTGCGCTGCGCGCTCGAAGTCGAAGCGACCGGTGTCGAGGATGCTTGCGAGCGGCACCTGGCCCATGCTCATCGGCAGGATCTCGGCGTGGGTGTTGAGCCGGCCGAGGATGGCGGTCAGCTCTTCGCGCTCGGCGGCGGAAATCAGGTCGATCTTGCTGATCAGGATGACGTCGGCGAACTCCACCTGCTCGATCAGCAACTCGGTGACCGAGCGCTCGTCGTCCTCACCAAGAGTTTCGCCGCGGTTGGCGAGGCTCTCGGCCTCCTGGAAGTCGCGCAGGAAATTAACCCCGTCGACCACCGTGACCATGGTGTCCAGCCGAGCCAGGTCGGCCAGGCTCTGGCCCTGCTCGTCGCGGAAGGTGAAGGTTTCGGCCACTGGCAGCGGTTCGGAAATCCCGGTGGACTCGATCAACAGGTAGTCGAAGCGGCCTTCGCGGGCGAGTTTGCCGACCTCTTCGAGCAGGTCCTCGCGCAGGGTGCAGCAGATGCAGCCGTTGCTCATCTCGACCAGCTTTTCCTCGGCGCGATTGAGGCTTACACCGCGCTGCACCTCGTTGCCGTCGATGTTGATCTCGCTCATGTCGTTGACGATCACCGCCACGCGGCGGCCTTCGCGATTCTTCAGGATGTGGTTGAGCAGGGTGCTCTTGCCGGCACCGAGGAAGCCGGACAGGACGGTAACGGGGAGGCGGTTCATGGCGGTCTCTCAGGCGGATCGTTGGTGTTTTTCGCGCTGTTCCTGGCGTTGTTTCGCCTCGATCGACAGCGTCGTGGTGGGGCGTAGCAACAGGCGCTGCAGGCCGATGGGGTCGCCGGTTTCGGCGCACCAGCCGTATTCGCCGCGGGCGATGGCATCCAGCGCGTCGTCGATCTTGTCCAGCAGCTTCTTCTCACGTTCGAGCACACGCAGCTGCCACTGGCGCTGTTCTTCGGCGCTGCCGATATCCGCCGGATCGCTGCTGGGTTCAACTTCGCGCAAGGCGTCGAATTCCTCAGCGATGCGGCTCTGCAATTCCTGACGCTGGCGCAGCAGCAGGTCGCGAAAGAACGTCTGTTGTTCCGCGTTCATATAGGCAGCGGCGGGCTGGGCGAGGAGTTCGGCTTCAGTCATCGGAAGGTACGCATCTGGCAGGAATGTAATAGTTATAACATAACAGTTAGAGCAAGGCGCAAGCGCTGTCTAGGTGCGGTAACGGCTCACAGGTACGAAGCGTTCGCCACGACAAAACGAAAAAAGCCCGCAGCGCAGATCGCGCGGCGGGCTCGGGCAGTGGGGGGCGCTGGGTCGATCAGACGGCGCCGGGCAGCCCGTGGTAGTTGCGGCCGAAGTACACCAGCGCATCGGCGCTGTCGCGGCGATACACGGCGAGCACTTCACAGTAGAGGATGTCGTGGGTGCCGACGCTGGCGCTGTGGCTGATGCGGCAGTCGAACGACACCGTGGCGCCGTCGAGCAGCGGCGAACCGGTCACGCCGGTGCTCCACTGCGCCGCGGCGAAGCGCTCGGCCATGGGCGTCTTGCCACCGAACAGGTTGGACAAGTCCCGCTGCGCGCCGGCCAGGGTGTTTACGCAGAGCTGCCCGTTGGCGGTGACGATGGGATGTGCCGAAGCGCTGCGGTTCAGGCACACCAGCAGCGTCGGCGGTTCGTCGGTGACGCTGCACACCGCGGTGGCGGTAAAGCCGGCGCGGCCGCAGGGGCCGTCGGTGGTGATGATGTTGACCGCCGCGGCCAGGCGCGCCATGGCGTCGCGGTAGTCCTCACGA
Protein-coding regions in this window:
- a CDS encoding four-helix bundle copper-binding protein — encoded protein: MLNSTYQSCIQACSNCALVCETCAASCLREDDVKMMARCIELDRDCADMCAIAAVLMTRDSPYAKAFCKLCAQVCRDCAEECGKHTHDHCQACAEACRKCAEECEKMAA
- a CDS encoding DUF1826 domain-containing protein, yielding MLAQQIIRSQPRQLLGDSPAVLGEALNDGVNLSVWQRQLPLHIAEFAETLLALGEPLAESLTLEPVGEDEVQLPTLAAAYRDLSGHAGFVADISWLVRAFSCLVDARRIGLRLRVLDKPMCPRFHVDHVPLRLITTYAGAGSEWLQEGGMQRRRLGDPAAEPTDPAAIQRLVAGDVALFKGEKWLGNEGAGIIHRSPQATTAERRLILTLDWLA
- the zigA gene encoding zinc metallochaperone GTPase ZigA, with product MNRLPVTVLSGFLGAGKSTLLNHILKNREGRRVAVIVNDMSEINIDGNEVQRGVSLNRAEEKLVEMSNGCICCTLREDLLEEVGKLAREGRFDYLLIESTGISEPLPVAETFTFRDEQGQSLADLARLDTMVTVVDGVNFLRDFQEAESLANRGETLGEDDERSVTELLIEQVEFADVILISKIDLISAAEREELTAILGRLNTHAEILPMSMGQVPLASILDTGRFDFERAAQAPGWLKEMRGEHVPETEEYGIASTAYLARRPFHPQRFYNFLNREWSNGRLLRSKGFFWLATRPEEAGSWSQAGGLMRYDYAGRWWHFTPESAWPSDSESRTAILAKSRGEFGDCRQELVFIGQNINFDQLRRELDACLLNDSEWAVGVTGWLRLPDPFGPWHEQVA
- the dksA gene encoding RNA polymerase-binding protein DksA, which encodes MTEAELLAQPAAAYMNAEQQTFFRDLLLRQRQELQSRIAEEFDALREVEPSSDPADIGSAEEQRQWQLRVLEREKKLLDKIDDALDAIARGEYGWCAETGDPIGLQRLLLRPTTTLSIEAKQRQEQREKHQRSA
- the rutF gene encoding NADH-dependent FMN reductase RutF, with the protein product MQLAQCETTSQFSAPVIREDYRDAMARLAAAVNIITTDGPCGRAGFTATAVCSVTDEPPTLLVCLNRSASAHPIVTANGQLCVNTLAGAQRDLSNLFGGKTPMAERFAAAQWSTGVTGSPLLDGATVSFDCRISHSASVGTHDILYCEVLAVYRRDSADALVYFGRNYHGLPGAV